The window CCCGCACCCTTGATCACCACGACGCGCACGTCGTTGTCGTCCTCCGCCGCGAGCATCGCCGCTTCGAACTCCCGCGTGAGCGCTTCGTTCAGGGCGTTGCGCTTCCCGGGACGGTTCAGGGTGATCGTAACCCGGTGGCCGTGCTTGTCGTACAGCAGATGCTCGCAGGATACGGTCGACATGGCGTCACCTCTCCTTTACAGGCCGTTCACTTCTTCTTGCGGTCGAGGAACGCCTGCACCTTCGCCCGATGATCCGGCGTATCGCGCAGGATCGAGGTATGCGACGACACCATGTCCAGATGCGCCGCGAGCGGCATGTTCATGCCCTGGTAGACCGAGCGCTTGTACGCCCGCACCGCCTCGAACGGCTGCGACGCGATGGCGCGCGCGAGCTCGTTCGTCACGGTCATGAGCTGGTCGAAAGGCGCCACCCTGTTCACCAGGCCGATGCGGTCGGCCTCTTCCGCGCCGATCGCGCGGCCGGTCCAGAAGAGCTCGAGCGCGCGCGGCAGCCCGATGATGCGCGGCAGGTAGTAGGTGCCGCCGTCGCCGGCGATGAGGCCGACGTTGATGTAGCTCTCTGCGAGCGTCGCGGTATCGGCCATGGTGCGCAGGTCGCACATGAGCGCCATGTCGAGGCCCGCGCCGCGCGCCGCGCCGTTGATCGCCGCGATGGTCGGCTTGTCCATGCGCTCCATGACGAACGCGATCTTGTGGACGTGGCGCCAGAGAAAATCCTTACGCTCGAGGCTGTCGTTGTTCGCGCGGTCCTTCTGCGCGCTGATGTCGCCGCCGGAGCAGAACGCCTTGCCGGCGCCGGTGAGGATGACGACCTTCACCTTGGGATCCTCCTCGCACTGCTCGAGGATGTCCGCCCAGCGGTTGATCATGTCCTTGGTGAAGGCGTTGTACTTCTCCGGACGGTTGAGCGTGAGGGTCGCGACGCCGTGGTCGTCGACGTCGAAAAGAATCAGGGAATCGGTGGTCATTGGGTCAGCCTCGATGTTGTGTTCCGCGCGCCGCGGTATTGCTTCGTCGCGTCGCTCCTCGCAATGCCGCTAGTGCGCGTGCACGGGCTCGCCCGAGCACGCTTTGGCTTGTTCTTCGCTATAGCCGAGCAGTCCGGTCAGCACGGCGACGGTGTGCTCGCCGAGCTCCGCGACGTGCGGCCGCGCGTGGGTCTTCAGCCCCGGCATCTGGAACGGCGCATTCGGGACGAGATACTCGCCGACGCGGTCCTTCACCTTCGAGAAAGCGCCGCGCTCTATCGTCTGCGGATCGTTCATCGCTTCCTCGACCGTCTGGTAGCGCGTCGACGGCACGCCGCCCGCGAGCAAGGTGTCTTCGCATTCCTGTCCGCGACGCTTGCTCGTCCATGCCTCGATGAGGTCCATGAGCTCGCCCCAGTGCGCCTCGCGCACGCGGGTCTTCGCGAAGCGCGGGTCGGTCGTCCATTCGGGATGACCGACGGTCTTCGCGAGGTTCTCGAAGTTCTTCTGCGAGGTCGGCGCGGTGACGATGTAGCCGTCGAGCGTCTTCAGCGGCTGGTAGACGCGGATCTTCTCGTCGGTCGGCGCCTGCGTTTCCTGCACTTCGTAGACGAGCAGGTTCAGCATCGCGTCCATCAGCGCGACGTCGATGAAGCGGCCCTGGCCGGTGCGCTCGCGGTCGTAGAGCGCGGTCTGCACCGCGCCGAACGCCGACATCCCGCCGAAGACGTCGGCGATGAAGGTCGCGGTGTTCGCCGGACGGCCGCCGCCCTGGTATTGCACCTGCGCGAGATCGTAACCGCTCGACGCATGCACGATCGGCGCATACGCCGGACGCTGCGACTTCGGCCCGGTCTGGCCGAAGCCCGACACCGAGCAATAGACGACCTTCGGATTGGTCGCGGAGACCGCCTTGTAACCGATGCCGAGACGATCGGCGACGCCGGGCCGCCAGTTCTCGACGATGACGTCGCATTTCGCCGCCAGCGCGATCGCGGCATCGCGGCCCGCCGGCGACTTCAGGTCGAGCACCAGGCTTTTCTTGCCGCAGTTCAGATGCCCGAAGAAGCTGCTGTAGCCCTTGCGCACCGGGCGGCGATTGCGGTTGTGATCGCCGGCCGGCGGCTCGACCTTGAGCACTTCGGCGCCGAGGTCCGCGAGCACCCGCGTGCAGTACGGCCCCGACAGCATGTTGGTGAAGTCGAGGACGCGGATGCCGTCCATCGGCCCGCGCGACTCAGCAGCTTTCATTGCTTCTCCTCCGTTGTTCTCAGGGCAGCGCCGCGCCCATGTCGGGCTTGCTCGCCGCGACGACGTAACGCCAGAGCCCTTCGCCGCCGAGCTGTGCGGCCACGCGGCCGACCCACGCCTGCCATTCGGTCTCGGTGCCGAACTCGTCGCGCCATGCCCACAGACGGCGCGTGCTTCGATGCAGCGTGTGCTCGTGCGTGAAACCCATCGCGGCGTGGACCTGGTGCGCTACACCGGCGACGACCGCCACCGCTTCGCCGATGCGCGCTTTGGCCGCGGCGATCTCGAAGCGCGCGAGGCGCTCGGCGTTCGCTTCGGCTGCCGATTGCGCGACCGCGCTGCCGGCAGCGACCTGCGAGGCCATGGCCGAAATCTGCTGCTGCACCGCCTGGAACTTGCCGATGAGGCGTCCGAACTGAACGCGCTCTTTCGCGTATGCCACGGTGAGCTCCAGCGCGCGCTCCATGGCGCCCGCCATCGACTGCGTGCGGAACAGCGCGCCGTTGAAGAAGAGCTCGCTGCGGTTCCAGCCTTTGCCCGTATCCTCCTCGGAGACCGGCAGGCGATCGAATCGAACCGCGTCGCGCGGCTCGCGCGCGTAGCTCCAGTCATGCGTCCAGCCCTGCGGCTTCTTCACGACGACCGTGCGCGCGCCGTCGTCGGCGTCGGCGATCAGCACCAGGGTTTCAGCGTCGCGGCCCCAGGGGATGCGCTTGAGCGATCCGGAGAGACGCCAGCCGCCGCTCGCGCGTTCGAGCTTGAGGTTGTCCCGGCGAAGCACCGGGCCGATGGTCAGCGCACCGTCGACGGCCGAAAGGTTCGCCGCGGCGAGCATGCGCTGCGCGAGCCAGGTCTCGACGAGCGGCACCGGTGCAGCGTAAGCACCCAGCACGCGCGCCAATGCACAGAGATCGACCGTCCCGACACCGGTGTCGCTCTGCGCGGCCGCTGCAAGCCCGGTATCGGTCAGCGCGTTCCACAGCTCGCGAGGCCAGGTGCCCGCTTCTGCGGCTTCGGTCACTTCGCGGGTGCACAGATCGCGGAAGAGGCGCGCCGCGCTGTCGGTGAGCATCGCGTCGCTCATCGCAGCCCCAGCCCCCGCGCGATGATGCCGCGCAGGATCTCGCGCGTGCCGCCGCGGATCGGATACGACGGCGCGTAGAGCAGCGCGCGGTCGAGCATCTCGTTGAAGCGGTCCTCGTCCGGCAGCTTCGCGCGGTCTTCTTCCTGCATCACCTGGCGCGCGGCTTCGGGGATGTCCTGGTCGAACTGGTTGCCGAGGTCCTTGACGAGGGCCGCTTCCACCGCGGGCGTGATGCCCTGGTTGAGCAGCCCCGCGAGC is drawn from Burkholderiales bacterium and contains these coding sequences:
- a CDS encoding acyl-CoA dehydrogenase is translated as MSDAMLTDSAARLFRDLCTREVTEAAEAGTWPRELWNALTDTGLAAAAQSDTGVGTVDLCALARVLGAYAAPVPLVETWLAQRMLAAANLSAVDGALTIGPVLRRDNLKLERASGGWRLSGSLKRIPWGRDAETLVLIADADDGARTVVVKKPQGWTHDWSYAREPRDAVRFDRLPVSEEDTGKGWNRSELFFNGALFRTQSMAGAMERALELTVAYAKERVQFGRLIGKFQAVQQQISAMASQVAAGSAVAQSAAEANAERLARFEIAAAKARIGEAVAVVAGVAHQVHAAMGFTHEHTLHRSTRRLWAWRDEFGTETEWQAWVGRVAAQLGGEGLWRYVVAASKPDMGAALP
- a CDS encoding enoyl-CoA hydratase-related protein, which gives rise to MTTDSLILFDVDDHGVATLTLNRPEKYNAFTKDMINRWADILEQCEEDPKVKVVILTGAGKAFCSGGDISAQKDRANNDSLERKDFLWRHVHKIAFVMERMDKPTIAAINGAARGAGLDMALMCDLRTMADTATLAESYINVGLIAGDGGTYYLPRIIGLPRALELFWTGRAIGAEEADRIGLVNRVAPFDQLMTVTNELARAIASQPFEAVRAYKRSVYQGMNMPLAAHLDMVSSHTSILRDTPDHRAKVQAFLDRKKK
- a CDS encoding CoA transferase, whose product is MKAAESRGPMDGIRVLDFTNMLSGPYCTRVLADLGAEVLKVEPPAGDHNRNRRPVRKGYSSFFGHLNCGKKSLVLDLKSPAGRDAAIALAAKCDVIVENWRPGVADRLGIGYKAVSATNPKVVYCSVSGFGQTGPKSQRPAYAPIVHASSGYDLAQVQYQGGGRPANTATFIADVFGGMSAFGAVQTALYDRERTGQGRFIDVALMDAMLNLLVYEVQETQAPTDEKIRVYQPLKTLDGYIVTAPTSQKNFENLAKTVGHPEWTTDPRFAKTRVREAHWGELMDLIEAWTSKRRGQECEDTLLAGGVPSTRYQTVEEAMNDPQTIERGAFSKVKDRVGEYLVPNAPFQMPGLKTHARPHVAELGEHTVAVLTGLLGYSEEQAKACSGEPVHAH